Genomic segment of Bacteroidia bacterium:
AACCGAACCGGTTCTTTATTGTGCGCAATATGCGGTAATTGTAGTGGCGGTCACCCTCAAAGTAAAGCACCGTATCCACCATGTGTTCCAGCACTTTGGGTCCGGCAATATATCCTTCCTTAGTGATGTGGCCGATCAGACAAATGGCGATCCCGCGCTTCTTGGCTATTTGTATGAGTTCTGCGGTGCAACCCCGGATCTGCGGAACGCTTCCGGGTGCAGATTCAATATCAGGATGATAGAGCGTTTGAATGGAATCAATGATCACGACCGTAGGTTCCAGACTTTTCATGGCCTGAGCTATGGTTTCAAAATTGGTTTCTGCCAGGAGATAGCAATCGGGGTTTTTAAGATCAAGCCTTTTTGCCCGCATTTTAATTTGATTCAGGCTTTCTTCACCGCTTACGTAGAGTATCCGTTGCGCTGGCAAATTCAGAGTAATCTGTAAAAGCAGGGTGGATTTGCCAATTCCCGGTTCTCCCCCAAGCAGCACAAGCGAGCCGGGTACGATTCCACCGCCCAACACCCGGTTAAATTCCTGATCAGTACTTACCCAGCGTTCCGTACTTTCAGTAGTATACTCCCCCAGAGGCTCCAACCGGTTCTTCAAGGTCGCGGTATCAACCTCATTTTTCCTTCGCGTTTCCTTTATCTCTACTTCTTCAGCAAAACTATTCCAGGCTCCGCAACTGGGACATTTCCCGCCCCATTTAATGCTTTTGTAGCCACATTGCTGGCATACAAAGAAAGTTCTTGATTTTGCCATTTTCAGTTTAAAAAATCCATGTTGAAAGCTAATAATCGAAAGGTTCTTTTGCAACAAACGAAAAAAGGCTGCCCCCTGTGGGAGCAGCCTCTATAAATAAAGATTAAAAGATTCAGATCTACCGGATAAGGGTAATTGTTCCGGTATGCTCTTTCTCTTCTTGTCCTGCCAGTTGGTATTTGAACAACATGTAATAGCCACCGGAAGGACATTCTGCACCGGTGTTATTCACCAGGCCATTCCAGGTATAAGTCCTCTCACTGCTTTCGAATACCTTTTCGCCCCAACGGTTAAAGATCACCAACTCATACATTAATTCACCCGCGATTTCGATCACGAAGTTATCATTGGTGCCATCGTTATTTGGCGTAAATACATTGGGGATCACCAGTTCAATTTCCACGGTAACTACCTTACAAGTTCGGGCACTGCAGCCGCTTGCATTTTCAGCAGTCAGGCATACTTCAAAGGTGCCTTCTCCCGGGAACTCCTGGATAAACGGATCCTTGCTGGTGGTTTCAAAGCTGTCAAGAATGTTTCCTGTATTATCCCTGATCACCCAGATATAATTACTGGCCCCGGAAGAGGTATTGATCAGGTTACGTTTTGTAACGTCAGCACCATCCTGTATTTCAAAACCAACAGCTACCTCTGATACAGTTACATAGCCGCTATCCACCCGCGGACAATTAGCCCCGGTAGGAGTATACCGTATCAGGTATCTGCCAGGTTCATCATAAGAATGGGTAACAACTTCACCTGAAGCCTGCGTACCGTCACCGAAATCCCAGTTAAACTCATCATAATCCGGATCAGCATCATCCATGAAAGTGATTTCGTCACCCGGGCAAACAACTGTGTCTGACATAGTAAAGTCTACTGAATCGGGAGGGTGAACAATTACCTCAAAACTGTCCCTGTTCGGATCATCGGGATCAGGCCATTCTGCCTTACATTCTCTGTAACGCCCCTGCACAGGATCATAAATACTGTCTGTAGCGGTTACTGAAAGATAATAGGTGCCGGGTTTATCATATCTCAGCGTTACGATTTCTCCTTCCGGATCTCCATTGGGACCCCAATAAGAGGTATTCCGATTGGTACCATCACCCAAGTTCCATTGAAAACCCCGGCCCTCGGTTTTATCACTTAATATCCGCACTTGTAGCTCGAATGGAGCGCAGCCATCATTTTCACCTATAACCTCGAACATCGGTTTAGGACCTATGAGCGACATATCAATGCTAGTAGTATCGGCACATCCTGTCGTATTTCTCACAATGAGGGTAATAGTATAGTCTCCG
This window contains:
- the radA gene encoding DNA repair protein RadA — protein: MAKSRTFFVCQQCGYKSIKWGGKCPSCGAWNSFAEEVEIKETRRKNEVDTATLKNRLEPLGEYTTESTERWVSTDQEFNRVLGGGIVPGSLVLLGGEPGIGKSTLLLQITLNLPAQRILYVSGEESLNQIKMRAKRLDLKNPDCYLLAETNFETIAQAMKSLEPTVVIIDSIQTLYHPDIESAPGSVPQIRGCTAELIQIAKKRGIAICLIGHITKEGYIAGPKVLEHMVDTVLYFEGDRHYNYRILRTIKNRFGSISEIGIYEMTGKGLQIITNPSEILLNHREEMLSGISVAAMLEGIRPMLIEIQALVSPTFYGNPQRTSTGFDSRRMSMLLAVLEKRCGLKLNSQDVFLNIAGGLKVEDPSIDLAVTAAIASSFEDIAIPGNICFAGEVGLSGEIRPVNQVEKRISEAEKQGFSKIYLSSFNKKSISKEFKIELALCNSVNTLLEMIF